In Bradysia coprophila strain Holo2 unplaced genomic scaffold, BU_Bcop_v1 contig_350, whole genome shotgun sequence, a genomic segment contains:
- the LOC119080358 gene encoding uncharacterized protein LOC119080358, whose translation MNSVNFLVLFLGLVATHAGSIRAATTSLIDATTNVVAQQDIRSQFDQILVQMCASEIDRNRTSSAMVKLDQMSNAKEQFGDVVKFFTQHYVDNFDNLLRFIDQIVTTELRQEACNVLSNTIDSNGLDLVNVLRFENFIYTRLESTATDEGKDFYVKIHTNVSHYISQRLNDFVASIKGTSNVDVVPNLARVVDLNSFDAMNKVLEITEAIPYQNQMQFVGKILSRMRNESNYKHVYHILTRIMSLKYSRSDFNNCILLQIENELPSKLKPLFTSDGDWSIENVATKEFMYPPDSRNRTRNVLLSPQSRSLWVPFRNAYIHDSEIFFFCYGVYNCLSVVSNNNVSIPIIEAVDMRDPDRTLSHWYLLMSNDLDTFQIKRTDTDQCLNASEEQVLENGELRRQVLFTECGLDSLSSRWQFRAGDPKQFPMRRLSNSSKQCTT comes from the coding sequence atgaattcAGTGAATTTTCTGGTTTTGTTCCTGGGTCTTGTTGCGACACATGCGGGATCCATCCGCGCTGCGACAACATCCCTTATCGATGCAACTACCAATGTTGTAGCACAACAAGACATTCGATCTCAATTCGATCAAATTTTGGTTCAAATGTGCGCATCAGAAATCGACAGAAATAGAACGTCGTCAGCGATGGTTAAACTGGACCAAATGTCTAACGCTAAGGAACAATTCGGTGAtgtggtcaaattttttactcaACATTACGTGGacaatttcgataatttattaCGGTTCATTGATCAAATCGTGACGACCGAACTACGTCAAGAAGCTTGCAACGTTTTAAGCAACACAATCGATTCGAATGGCCTGGACTTGGTCAATGTGCTTCGGTTCgagaatttcatttatacCCGACTGGAAAGTACTGCGACAGATGAGGGGAAagatttttatgtgaaaatccACACGAACGTTTCTCATTATATAAGTCAAAGATTGAACGATTTCGTGGCCTCTATCAAAGGGACTAGCAACGTCGACGTTGTACCTAATTTAGCGCGTGTGGTCGATTTGAATAGCTTTGATGCCATGAACAAAGTGTTAGAAATTACAGAAGCCATACCGTACCAAAACCAGATGCAGTTCGTGGGTAAAATATTATCGAGAATGCGGAATGAGTCGAACTACAAACATGTCTACCATATTCTTACCCGCATAATGTCTTTGAAGTATTCTAGATCTGACTTCAACAATTGTATTCTGTTGCAGATTGAAAACGAACTTCCATCCAAGTTAAAGCCACTCTTCACATCGGATGGTGATTGGAGCATAGAAAATGTTGCAACGAAAGAATTTATGTATCCCCCCGATTCGCGAAATCGCACCAGAAATGTGCTCCTTTCGCCGCAATCTCGCTCCCTTTGGGTACCATTCCGTAACGCATATATTCATGAcagcgaaatatttttcttttgttacgGCGTCTATAATTGTTTGAGCGTCGTTTCCAACAACAACGtatcaattccaattattgAAGCAGTTGATATGCGAGATCCAGACCGCACACTTAGTCATTGGTATCTGTTGATGAGCAACGATTTAGAtacttttcaaataaaacgaacCGATACCGATCAATGCCTGAATGCCAGTGAGGAGCAAGTTTTAGAAAATGGGGAGCTACGACGACAAGTATTGTTTACCGAATGTGGATTGGATAGCTTGTCAAGCAGATGGCAATTCAGAGCAGGTGATCCGAAACAGTTTCCTATGCGGAGGTTGTCGAATTCATCAAAGCAGTGTACAActtga